A stretch of Desulfotalea psychrophila LSv54 DNA encodes these proteins:
- the ftcD gene encoding glutamate formimidoyltransferase translates to MKKIVECVPNFSEGRDQKIIGAIARAIKETDGCTLLDLDAGSSTNRSVFTFVGDPETVLEGALTAARVAATLIDMRNHSGEHPRFGAMDVCPFIPITGVSMEECVQLARRFAKRAAEELGIPLYLYGAAAEHDYRRELSALRQGEYEGLALRLTEAKWQPDYGPSEFVPSWGITATGARNFLIAYNVNILATPNQAHRIALNLREAGRGEGAPGRLREVRAMGWFVQEYNMAQVTANILDYRVTPIHLLFEEVKEEAGALNLAVAGSEIVGLLPLETLLMAADYYIEKEDLFIYEEEQKIRLAIERLGLNSVAQFKPEEKIIEYRLAEKLLEPLAGATVREFIEEIAARSSAPGGGSASAAIAAIGTALGSMVAKLTHGVRKFEEVQPQMQEAIPVLHQLTQQLISVIDRDSSAFNDYMAGMRLPQSTEEERERRDGRMEAGLKTAINVPLGTMRLADGAWDSFCQVARHGNPASASDTLVGARALETGIWGAYQNVLINMRDIEDPLYREEVLSVAQEIAARAARKCEEVLRILSAHTPSAP, encoded by the coding sequence ATGAAGAAGATAGTGGAGTGTGTTCCCAATTTTTCCGAGGGAAGAGATCAGAAAATTATAGGGGCAATAGCCAGGGCCATTAAAGAGACCGACGGATGTACCTTACTCGACCTTGATGCCGGGAGCTCGACCAATCGAAGCGTCTTTACCTTCGTGGGTGACCCGGAGACTGTGCTTGAAGGTGCATTGACCGCGGCCCGGGTGGCAGCTACCCTGATAGATATGCGCAACCACAGTGGAGAGCATCCTCGCTTTGGGGCCATGGATGTCTGTCCCTTTATCCCTATTACCGGGGTGAGCATGGAGGAGTGTGTTCAGTTGGCCCGGAGATTTGCCAAGAGGGCGGCGGAGGAACTCGGGATTCCCCTTTATCTCTATGGGGCTGCCGCAGAGCATGATTATCGGCGGGAACTCTCGGCCTTACGGCAGGGAGAGTATGAGGGCTTGGCTCTCCGCCTGACAGAGGCAAAATGGCAACCCGACTATGGCCCCTCGGAGTTTGTTCCGAGCTGGGGGATTACGGCCACGGGGGCCCGTAATTTTCTTATCGCCTATAATGTTAATATATTGGCAACGCCTAATCAGGCTCACCGCATAGCCCTTAACCTGCGGGAGGCGGGCAGGGGAGAAGGTGCGCCCGGTCGTCTGCGAGAGGTTAGGGCAATGGGTTGGTTTGTGCAGGAGTATAATATGGCTCAGGTGACGGCAAATATTCTCGACTATCGGGTAACACCCATTCATCTCCTCTTTGAGGAGGTGAAAGAGGAGGCAGGGGCCCTAAACCTGGCGGTGGCCGGTTCAGAGATTGTTGGTCTGTTGCCTCTTGAAACTCTTCTTATGGCAGCTGATTACTATATCGAAAAGGAAGACCTCTTTATCTATGAAGAGGAGCAGAAAATCCGGCTGGCTATTGAACGGCTGGGTCTCAATTCGGTGGCGCAATTTAAGCCAGAGGAAAAAATCATTGAATATCGGCTGGCAGAAAAACTGCTCGAACCTCTGGCCGGGGCCACTGTACGGGAATTTATTGAAGAGATCGCGGCCCGTAGCTCTGCCCCGGGTGGCGGTTCGGCTTCGGCGGCTATTGCGGCCATCGGCACCGCCCTTGGCTCAATGGTAGCCAAACTTACCCATGGGGTGCGAAAATTCGAGGAGGTTCAGCCCCAGATGCAGGAGGCAATTCCCGTTCTGCACCAGCTTACCCAACAGCTGATCTCTGTGATTGATAGGGATAGCTCGGCCTTTAACGATTATATGGCAGGGATGCGGCTACCACAGTCCACAGAGGAGGAGAGAGAGAGACGTGATGGCAGGATGGAGGCCGGGCTGAAGACAGCCATCAATGTGCCGCTTGGGACCATGCGCCTGGCCGATGGGGCCTGGGACAGTTTTTGTCAGGTCGCTCGTCATGGCAATCCGGCCTCCGCTTCAGATACCTTGGTCGGGGCCAGGGCCCTGGAAACCGGGATCTGGGGGGCCTATCAGAATGTTCTGATTAATATGAGGGATATCGAGGACCCTCTCTATAGAGAGGAGGTTCTTTCTGTGGCGCAGGAAATAGCTGCCCGGGCAGCCAGAAAATGTGAAGAGGTGTTGCGGATCTTGTCAGCTCATACTCCTTCTGCCCCATAA
- a CDS encoding FAD-binding oxidoreductase encodes MKSSKRKRLALHLDQQIEGTVYTDQTTLQRYSTDKSIYQVVPQMVVSPASMEDLTTIVSTARDENLSVTARGGGSGTAGAALGEGIVIHLPRNGFLGNIVDFSTGAGKDYITVEAGVYHDTIQTFLKKEGYYLPADPSSSPLCQIGGNIATKASGPHGFSHGSIDRFLQDIEYISARGEHIDSARPKSIPPTLRAALTQLQEKVRADKATVSLLKKRRNFKTASGYNLFALMAELQPEKILAQLFAGSVGSLGLITRATLRVEPYTPEKAALLLYFTDLHALSLATQEAIAAEVTAIEVISQATIRLLKRRKGAGSDELHNGHLLFIECEGPMRQARLAQLKEKLRKSPNLLVPPQEAQTEEELAKLWKIRKQILPVLLRPGAGMKALSIVNDVGVPPQHLAHFIEDIETFFRKKGLETVIYGHAGNGNLHLRPLINIKETDLKERIQAIADGVYEIVFRYKGTITAEHAMGRLRTPYLEREWGSSIYRHMKRVKDIFDPDNILNPEAMFGRGAITDKMRHDLFEPVQK; translated from the coding sequence ATGAAAAGTTCAAAGAGAAAGAGACTGGCCCTCCACCTCGACCAGCAGATCGAGGGTACGGTCTATACCGACCAGACAACCCTGCAGCGCTATTCCACCGATAAATCCATTTATCAGGTGGTACCGCAAATGGTTGTAAGCCCTGCCTCAATGGAGGATCTTACTACCATAGTGAGCACGGCCAGAGACGAGAACCTGTCTGTCACCGCCCGAGGTGGTGGTTCCGGAACGGCAGGTGCAGCCCTCGGTGAGGGTATTGTTATCCATCTGCCCCGCAATGGTTTCCTAGGTAATATAGTTGACTTCAGCACCGGGGCTGGCAAGGACTATATTACTGTTGAAGCCGGTGTCTACCATGATACCATCCAGACATTTTTAAAAAAGGAGGGCTATTATCTGCCGGCAGACCCCTCCAGCTCCCCCCTCTGCCAGATAGGTGGCAATATTGCTACCAAGGCAAGCGGGCCACATGGCTTTTCCCATGGCAGTATCGACAGATTTTTACAGGATATCGAATATATCTCGGCCCGGGGTGAGCATATCGATTCGGCCCGGCCAAAGAGCATCCCGCCAACTCTCAGGGCAGCCCTTACCCAACTACAAGAGAAGGTTCGAGCTGATAAGGCAACGGTCTCCCTGCTAAAAAAACGGCGCAATTTCAAGACAGCAAGTGGCTATAACCTCTTTGCCCTTATGGCTGAGCTGCAACCAGAAAAAATCCTGGCCCAGCTTTTCGCCGGCAGTGTCGGCAGTCTTGGCCTCATCACCCGAGCGACGTTGCGCGTTGAGCCCTATACCCCCGAAAAGGCGGCCCTCCTCCTCTACTTCACCGACCTCCATGCTCTCAGCCTGGCTACTCAGGAGGCAATTGCGGCAGAGGTAACTGCCATCGAGGTGATCAGTCAAGCCACCATCAGGCTCCTGAAAAGGAGGAAGGGAGCAGGAAGCGATGAACTCCATAACGGCCATCTGCTCTTTATTGAATGTGAGGGGCCAATGCGGCAGGCCCGACTGGCGCAACTTAAGGAGAAGCTCAGAAAAAGCCCAAACCTCCTCGTCCCTCCCCAAGAGGCACAGACAGAGGAAGAGCTTGCCAAACTGTGGAAAATCCGCAAACAGATCCTACCGGTACTTCTCCGACCCGGGGCTGGAATGAAGGCCCTCTCAATCGTCAATGATGTTGGGGTTCCACCTCAGCACCTGGCCCACTTTATCGAGGACATTGAGACTTTTTTCAGAAAGAAGGGTCTGGAAACGGTGATCTATGGCCATGCGGGCAATGGCAATCTTCATCTCCGCCCTCTAATCAATATTAAAGAGACAGATCTGAAAGAGCGCATTCAGGCCATTGCCGACGGAGTCTACGAGATAGTCTTCCGCTATAAGGGTACCATCACCGCCGAACATGCCATGGGACGACTACGCACTCCCTATCTTGAACGGGAATGGGGCTCGTCCATATACAGGCACATGAAGAGGGTCAAAGATATTTTCGATCCAGATAATATCTTAAACCCCGAGGCAATGTTTGGCAGGGGAGCCATTACCGATAAGATGCGCCATGACCTATTTGAACCAGTTCAAAAATAA
- the lat gene encoding L-lysine 6-transaminase: MTSRVSSTLARHILADGLPLVFDLKKSRGSQLVDKNSGDSFLDFFSMFASMAVGHNHPSLLAIQEQLGAVAIQKPSSSDVYTEEFAEFVDTFAQLAMPAFMPHAFFIEGGALAVENSLKTAFDWKTRLNQARGIATPKGTKIIHFQQAFHGRSGYTLSLTNTHDPRKTKFFPIMDWPRILNPKITFPLNRENLGQVIELEERALAQIHQVIGREGDDIAGLIIEPIQGEGGDNHFRPIFFRQLRKICDDHDILFIVDEIQSGMGITGKMWAHEHLEIEPDILCFGKKTQVCGIMASKRIDKVENNVFKESSRLNSTFGGNLVDMVRCTHILRIIEEERLVDNARVQGNHLLRQLEGLGEEFPHLVSNPRGRGLMCAFDLPSETMRNQFIEDMYKARVLLLGCGEKAIRFRPHLVVRREEIDEGMDIIRRTIKKTMG, encoded by the coding sequence ATGACATCTCGCGTAAGCTCTACTCTGGCCCGACATATACTGGCGGACGGCCTGCCCTTGGTTTTTGATCTGAAAAAATCCCGGGGATCGCAGTTGGTAGATAAAAATAGCGGCGACAGTTTTTTAGATTTTTTCTCCATGTTCGCCTCCATGGCCGTGGGGCACAACCACCCAAGCCTCTTGGCAATACAGGAGCAACTTGGGGCCGTGGCCATCCAAAAGCCTTCCAGCTCGGATGTCTACACCGAAGAGTTTGCTGAATTTGTCGACACCTTCGCCCAGCTGGCAATGCCTGCGTTCATGCCCCATGCCTTCTTTATCGAAGGAGGGGCCCTGGCCGTTGAGAACAGCCTCAAAACTGCCTTCGACTGGAAAACCCGCCTCAACCAAGCGAGAGGCATAGCCACACCTAAGGGCACAAAAATCATCCATTTCCAGCAGGCCTTTCACGGTCGTTCCGGCTATACCCTCTCTTTAACCAATACCCATGACCCGAGAAAGACAAAGTTCTTCCCCATAATGGACTGGCCACGAATCCTCAATCCCAAAATCACCTTCCCACTTAATCGAGAAAACCTTGGACAGGTCATCGAACTGGAGGAGAGGGCTCTTGCCCAGATTCACCAGGTTATTGGCAGGGAAGGTGATGATATTGCTGGCCTCATCATTGAGCCTATCCAGGGAGAAGGCGGTGACAACCACTTCCGCCCGATTTTTTTCCGGCAACTACGCAAGATCTGCGATGACCATGATATTTTGTTCATCGTAGATGAGATCCAAAGCGGAATGGGCATAACCGGAAAGATGTGGGCCCATGAACATTTAGAGATTGAACCGGATATCCTCTGCTTTGGTAAGAAGACTCAGGTCTGCGGCATTATGGCAAGCAAAAGAATCGACAAGGTTGAAAACAATGTCTTTAAAGAGTCCAGCCGACTCAACTCCACCTTCGGGGGCAATCTGGTAGACATGGTGCGCTGTACCCATATTCTCAGAATTATTGAAGAGGAGAGACTGGTGGACAATGCCCGAGTCCAGGGAAATCATCTTCTCCGTCAGCTTGAAGGCCTGGGAGAAGAGTTCCCCCACCTTGTCTCCAACCCCCGGGGTAGAGGCCTTATGTGCGCCTTTGACCTACCCTCAGAGACCATGCGCAATCAATTTATCGAGGATATGTATAAGGCGCGGGTACTGCTCCTCGGCTGCGGAGAAAAAGCCATCAGGTTCCGGCCCCACCTCGTGGTTCGTCGGGAAGAGATTGACGAAGGCATGGATATTATCCGTCGGACCATCAAAAAAACAATGGGTTAA
- a CDS encoding DUF6506 family protein — protein sequence MSQFQYGFIIKAPGYTFGEKNQVLESDAFKSNIVGVGTIEEGCDAAKLLVKNGATLIELCSGFKAEDAKKVFEAIDGSAKVGYVGDFFVNA from the coding sequence ATGTCTCAGTTTCAATATGGATTTATCATCAAAGCTCCCGGTTATACATTTGGAGAAAAAAATCAGGTTTTAGAGTCAGACGCATTCAAAAGCAATATTGTTGGCGTAGGGACAATAGAAGAGGGCTGCGACGCCGCAAAATTGCTTGTTAAAAATGGTGCTACTTTAATTGAACTTTGTAGTGGATTTAAAGCTGAGGATGCGAAGAAGGTTTTTGAAGCCATCGATGGTTCAGCAAAAGTTGGCTATGTTGGTGATTTTTTCGTTAATGCGTAA
- the amaB gene encoding L-piperidine-6-carboxylate dehydrogenase, which produces MESIKKLHIKKANSGICTGTEWISPAGSKVIESISPVDGRIIAKIQAGGAPEYKRIITQAQKAFPLWRKIPAPERGEIVRQIGEALRKDKENLGRMICLEMGKSLQEGYGEVQEMIDVCDFAVGQSRMLYGATMPSERPSHRLYDQYHPLGVVGIITAFNFPAAVWAWNAMLSTVCGNVLVWKPSSQVGLTAIAIQHIIARVLKKNKLPEGIFSLICGSGKDIGDLMLADTRLPLISFTGSVRTGRHAAQIIAGRLGKSLLELGGNNSIIISPEADLAIAIPAVVFGAVGTAGQRCTTTRRLIIHESIYDKVRDGLTKAYKSLRIGSPLNQDNHMGPLVNQDAVANYLAAVETIKDQGGEILCGGHALQGEGFESGCYVAPTLVEVKSDIPIIKEETFAPILYLIRYSGDINQAIEINNSAHEGLSSAIFSNNLREAETFLSPWGSDCGIANVNIGTSGAEIGGAFGGEKDTGGGRESGSDAWKAYMRRQTVTINYGHELPLAQGINFTI; this is translated from the coding sequence ATGGAAAGTATAAAAAAACTACATATAAAGAAAGCCAACAGCGGTATTTGCACCGGCACAGAGTGGATCTCCCCCGCAGGTAGCAAGGTCATAGAATCCATCTCACCTGTGGACGGAAGGATCATCGCCAAAATCCAAGCAGGAGGAGCGCCTGAATATAAGCGAATTATTACTCAGGCCCAAAAGGCCTTTCCCCTCTGGCGGAAAATCCCTGCCCCTGAGCGTGGAGAAATTGTCCGACAGATTGGCGAGGCCCTGCGCAAAGATAAGGAGAACCTTGGCAGGATGATTTGCCTGGAGATGGGGAAATCTCTTCAGGAGGGATATGGAGAGGTACAGGAAATGATCGATGTCTGTGACTTTGCCGTGGGCCAGTCACGCATGTTATACGGCGCCACCATGCCCTCGGAAAGACCCTCCCACAGACTCTACGATCAGTATCATCCCCTTGGTGTTGTCGGCATTATTACTGCCTTTAATTTTCCTGCCGCAGTTTGGGCCTGGAACGCCATGCTCTCGACTGTCTGTGGCAATGTCTTGGTATGGAAGCCCTCTTCCCAGGTAGGCCTAACCGCCATTGCCATCCAGCATATCATCGCCCGGGTCCTCAAGAAAAACAAGCTGCCCGAAGGCATTTTTTCTCTTATCTGTGGTAGTGGCAAGGACATAGGCGACCTGATGCTTGCAGATACCCGCCTGCCCCTTATCTCCTTTACCGGTTCTGTTCGTACCGGTCGACATGCCGCCCAAATCATTGCCGGGCGCCTCGGTAAATCCCTCCTAGAGCTGGGAGGAAATAACAGTATCATTATCAGCCCAGAGGCAGATCTTGCTATTGCCATCCCCGCCGTGGTCTTTGGCGCTGTCGGTACTGCTGGACAACGCTGCACCACCACCCGTCGCCTGATTATTCATGAATCTATCTATGACAAGGTAAGAGATGGTCTGACAAAGGCCTATAAAAGTCTGCGTATTGGCAGCCCCCTCAACCAAGATAACCATATGGGGCCCCTGGTAAACCAGGATGCCGTCGCCAATTATCTCGCAGCAGTAGAGACCATCAAAGACCAAGGGGGAGAGATACTATGCGGTGGCCATGCCCTACAAGGAGAGGGCTTTGAATCTGGCTGCTATGTTGCCCCCACCCTGGTTGAGGTGAAAAGCGATATCCCCATTATCAAGGAGGAGACCTTTGCTCCCATCCTCTATTTAATTAGGTATAGCGGAGATATTAACCAGGCCATAGAGATCAATAACAGTGCCCATGAGGGACTCTCCTCTGCCATTTTTTCCAACAACCTGCGGGAGGCTGAAACCTTCCTCTCGCCATGGGGTTCTGACTGTGGCATTGCCAATGTCAATATCGGTACCTCGGGGGCTGAGATTGGCGGCGCCTTTGGCGGAGAAAAAGACACCGGAGGTGGGCGTGAATCCGGTTCAGACGCCTGGAAGGCCTATATGCGCCGACAAACGGTGACCATAAACTATGGCCACGAACTGCCCCTGGCCCAGGGGATAAACTTTACCATCTAA
- a CDS encoding DUF2971 domain-containing protein, giving the protein MLKFYKYLPFTDGSKCILSQGTMKFSHYSEFNDPFDCKTAYDIDESMLYIESRPDIFKEVGRQLGLSPASCIQKKNKMLDGIRKSLKSGVFHDGIIGNVGICCLTKKPDNILMWSHYADNHAGFVVEFTTNNVNENMHMGNVEKKLFGWDVEYSANMPIIIAGTRNFNAVKKIFLTKSLDWEYESEYRVLAMKKGPGIHKFDQTMITRVIAGTKMSSNNYRELEILVNDLPERAGCRPRLTRAKMSTGQYKLETA; this is encoded by the coding sequence GTGCTGAAATTTTATAAATACTTACCATTTACTGATGGCTCAAAATGCATTTTGTCCCAAGGCACTATGAAATTTAGCCATTACTCAGAATTTAATGATCCGTTTGATTGCAAAACGGCGTATGACATTGACGAATCGATGCTGTACATAGAATCTCGTCCTGACATATTTAAGGAAGTAGGTCGGCAGCTAGGGTTGTCACCAGCCAGTTGTATACAAAAGAAAAATAAAATGCTTGATGGTATAAGAAAGTCTTTGAAATCTGGTGTGTTTCATGATGGGATTATTGGTAATGTTGGAATATGTTGCTTGACGAAAAAGCCTGACAATATCCTTATGTGGTCGCATTATGCTGATAATCATGCAGGATTTGTAGTTGAGTTTACTACCAACAACGTAAATGAAAATATGCATATGGGCAACGTAGAGAAAAAGCTATTTGGTTGGGATGTTGAGTACTCTGCGAATATGCCAATCATTATTGCAGGTACTAGAAATTTTAATGCAGTAAAAAAAATATTTTTGACTAAATCATTAGATTGGGAGTATGAGTCAGAGTATAGAGTACTTGCTATGAAAAAAGGGCCGGGTATCCATAAGTTTGACCAGACTATGATTACTCGGGTAATAGCTGGTACAAAAATGTCTTCTAATAATTATCGAGAACTGGAAATCCTGGTTAATGATTTGCCCGAACGAGCAGGATGTCGTCCTAGATTAACTAGAGCAAAAATGTCCACAGGACAATATAAGTTAGAAACGGCTTAA
- a CDS encoding GntR family transcriptional regulator, whose protein sequence is MLSASIPGNHLLRVQVYNYLEKQMQLGNLKPGSSISVNTMIKELGVSRTPLREALILLQEQGFVSIQPQRGVKINALNMDDVKDIYEILGGIESSIFLSVFDNLREKEIQQMKMLNNEIELALANEDIIRHNQLNVDFHDTFLGLSNNKRMLRYVGILKMQLYDFPRRNFGIKWNNNNLYQHRQFIQLIEEGKAVSAADYLRDIHWDFDLPDSFQIISGAEEHRG, encoded by the coding sequence ATGCTTAGCGCATCTATCCCGGGAAATCACCTCCTCAGAGTCCAAGTATATAACTATCTTGAAAAACAGATGCAACTCGGTAATCTGAAGCCTGGATCTTCGATCAGTGTCAACACAATGATAAAGGAACTCGGCGTGAGCCGAACTCCTCTACGAGAAGCACTCATATTGCTTCAGGAACAAGGTTTTGTCTCCATTCAACCGCAACGTGGAGTGAAAATTAATGCGCTGAATATGGATGATGTTAAAGATATATATGAAATTCTGGGAGGAATTGAATCTAGCATTTTTCTTTCTGTATTTGATAATCTGAGAGAAAAGGAAATTCAACAGATGAAGATGTTGAATAATGAAATTGAATTAGCTCTCGCAAATGAAGATATAATTAGGCACAATCAATTAAATGTCGATTTTCACGATACTTTTTTAGGGTTATCTAACAACAAACGCATGCTCAGATATGTGGGAATTCTTAAGATGCAACTCTATGATTTTCCAAGACGAAATTTTGGCATAAAGTGGAACAATAACAACTTGTATCAACATAGACAGTTTATCCAGCTCATAGAAGAAGGAAAGGCCGTATCAGCAGCTGACTATCTAAGAGATATTCATTGGGACTTTGATCTTCCCGATTCGTTTCAAATCATCTCTGGCGCTGAAGAGCACCGAGGGTAA
- a CDS encoding TIR domain-containing protein: protein MGIFVSYTTRDHYIDRKLLESVSEVLSEYGSYYIDLLHNDSIDKQRHVEQMLSQAQLLLLMSSNSINESEWVQWELREAKRNCIPIIAVQASFDREETVSNLKFKLASKFKKPIRTKAEMR from the coding sequence ATGGGAATATTCGTTAGTTATACCACTAGAGATCACTATATTGATCGTAAACTATTAGAGAGTGTGTCCGAGGTGCTTTCAGAATACGGGTCTTATTACATCGACTTGTTACATAACGACTCAATAGACAAGCAACGCCACGTAGAACAGATGCTATCGCAAGCTCAATTGTTACTGCTAATGTCATCCAACTCTATTAATGAGTCTGAATGGGTTCAATGGGAGTTGCGTGAGGCTAAAAGAAATTGTATCCCAATTATTGCAGTTCAAGCCTCTTTTGATAGAGAAGAGACCGTAAGCAACTTAAAATTTAAACTAGCTTCGAAGTTCAAGAAGCCAATAAGGACTAAAGCTGAGATGCGTTAA
- a CDS encoding 50S ribosome-binding protein YggL: protein MLYLIEFAVYGFQFDCRINTNSEEEFARFLDDLIDLVRSRKLIVGGGGAPDDFSMFVCSGHRYDSATEEVREAITGWLSNQGQVPEITVGEPVDANYFI from the coding sequence ATACTGTATCTGATTGAATTTGCGGTCTATGGATTTCAATTTGATTGCCGAATAAATACCAACTCAGAAGAGGAGTTTGCTAGGTTTCTCGATGACCTAATTGACCTGGTTCGGAGTAGAAAACTTATCGTAGGAGGCGGAGGGGCACCTGATGACTTCAGTATGTTTGTCTGCTCAGGCCATCGCTATGATTCTGCGACTGAAGAGGTTCGTGAAGCTATCACAGGATGGTTGTCCAATCAGGGGCAGGTGCCAGAGATAACTGTTGGTGAGCCTGTTGATGCTAACTACTTCATTTAA
- the hutI gene encoding imidazolonepropionase: MSHQLFRNTRIYSPMDSGQPSAGKAQGKLAHFPNGALLVADGLIVAMGDEEAVLAVAKGGAEVEEVDCGGRCMIPGFVDPHTHMCFAAPREAEFAQRIAGTSYLQILSEGGGILSSVRAVALAGEDELYKSTLHRVQTALSFGTTSLEIKSGYGLDTDNELKMLRVIGRVAVDSCLDIVATFLGAHAIPGQYKTDADAFITMIVEEMLPRVREQGIARFCDVFCERGVFSIEQSRILLKAARAMGLGLKIHADEVTDLGGAGLAAELGACSADHLLAASDTNIRAMSQAGVIATLLPATAYSLRKDYARARVMIENRVAVALATDCNPGSSFTESMQFVIGLAVLNMEMTPAEALTGASLNSAYALNMADRVGSLDRGKQADFLLLEGETPAVLAYHAGVSSVASVYKRGEKVH, from the coding sequence ATGTCACATCAGCTCTTTCGCAATACAAGGATATACAGCCCCATGGACAGCGGTCAGCCGTCGGCTGGCAAGGCTCAGGGAAAACTGGCCCATTTCCCCAATGGGGCCCTGCTGGTGGCAGATGGTTTGATTGTGGCCATGGGCGATGAGGAGGCTGTGCTGGCAGTGGCCAAGGGGGGAGCAGAGGTGGAGGAGGTGGACTGTGGGGGCAGATGTATGATTCCCGGCTTCGTTGATCCCCATACCCATATGTGTTTTGCCGCTCCCAGAGAGGCAGAATTTGCCCAGCGCATAGCAGGGACCTCCTATCTGCAAATACTGAGTGAGGGCGGTGGAATTCTCTCCTCGGTGCGAGCGGTCGCTCTGGCAGGTGAGGATGAGCTCTATAAGAGTACTCTCCATCGGGTGCAAACTGCGTTGAGCTTTGGCACCACCAGTCTGGAGATAAAAAGCGGTTATGGGCTGGATACGGACAATGAGCTGAAGATGCTGAGGGTGATTGGTCGGGTGGCAGTAGACAGCTGTCTTGATATAGTGGCCACCTTCCTTGGTGCCCATGCCATTCCCGGGCAGTATAAAACAGATGCCGATGCCTTTATTACAATGATCGTGGAGGAGATGCTTCCCCGAGTCCGGGAACAGGGGATTGCCCGGTTTTGTGATGTCTTCTGTGAGAGAGGGGTTTTTAGCATAGAGCAGAGCCGTATTTTATTAAAGGCTGCTCGGGCAATGGGACTGGGGCTTAAGATCCACGCCGATGAGGTGACTGATCTTGGCGGGGCGGGCCTGGCCGCTGAACTGGGCGCCTGTTCGGCGGATCATCTGCTGGCGGCAAGTGACACCAATATAAGGGCCATGTCTCAGGCCGGGGTGATTGCCACCCTCCTACCCGCTACGGCCTATAGTCTCAGAAAGGACTATGCTCGGGCCAGGGTGATGATTGAAAACAGGGTGGCCGTGGCTCTGGCCACCGACTGTAATCCGGGCTCAAGTTTTACTGAGTCAATGCAGTTTGTTATTGGCCTGGCCGTCCTCAATATGGAGATGACTCCGGCCGAGGCTCTGACGGGGGCAAGTTTAAACTCGGCCTATGCCCTTAATATGGCAGACAGGGTCGGTAGTTTGGATAGAGGGAAACAGGCGGATTTTCTTCTGCTGGAAGGTGAGACGCCAGCCGTTCTTGCCTATCATGCCGGGGTCTCTTCTGTTGCCAGTGTCTATAAACGAGGAGAGAAAGTACACTGA